A window from Citrus sinensis cultivar Valencia sweet orange chromosome 5, DVS_A1.0, whole genome shotgun sequence encodes these proteins:
- the LOC102629447 gene encoding uncharacterized protein LOC102629447 → MKAIISEVNKCYRLKHILKQQDPSSIMENLEWLEVIQFDNLVNLVPSSTSFRNLTTLMLWRCKGLRNVLTPSTTKTLVQLRRMSIGSCHRVAEIVADDDEGDKDSAVVANDEIVFSELKELEFRSLNDLTSFYSCINCAFKFPSLDVLTVSFCPNMRIFSGGELSTPILHKVLHEDFVRDCWDIKERWIWELDLNTTIQMLYLQNKEDNKEEYDNEV, encoded by the exons ATGAAGGCAATCATAAGTGAAGTAAACAAGTGCTATCGTTTGAAGCacattttgaaacaacaaGATCCCTCCTCCATTATGGAAAATTTGGAATGGTTGGAAGTAATCCAGTTTgataatttggtaaatctAGTGCCATCCTCGACATCATTTCGAAATCTAACAACTTTGATGTTATGGAGATGCAAAGGATTGAGAAACGTATTAACACCCTCAACAACAAAGACTCTAGTGCAGCTACGACGCATGAGTATAGGATCATGCCATAGGGTAGCAGAAATAGtggctgatgatgatgagggaGATAAAGATAGTGCAGTAGTAgcaaatgatgaaattgtgTTCAGTGAATTGAAGGAGTTGGAGTTTCGTTCTTTAAACGATCTCACAAGCTTCTACTCATGCATAAATTGCGCCTTCAAATTCCCTTCTTTGGATGTATTAACTGTGAGCTTTTGCCCCAATATGAGGATTTTCTCCGGAGGAGAATTAAGCACGCCCATTTTACACAAAGTATTACATGAAGATTTTGTTAGGGACTGTTGGGACATTAAAGAACGTTGGATTTGGGAGCTCGACCTTAACACAACCATACAGATGCTATATCTTCAGAACAAG GAAGACAACAAAGAAGAGTATGACAATGAAGTGTAG